DNA sequence from the Butyricimonas faecalis genome:
GTCAGGGAAAGCCGCGAACCTCTCAAATCCTTGTGTGTAAGCGTGGTATTCAACAAAATAGCTGCCATTTCCTCTGAATCAAACCGGAAACCCAGGTTCAAAGAACTCATTGATTTTTGTTTCAGTATCAATTCCAAATCATACACCGGACCACCGCTAAGCCTGTAACTTACGCTCGAAAATGCCCCGATCCCGTATAATTCAGCAATTGCCTCGTGCAGATCGTCCAACGTGATTTGGCTATAATCTTTTATCCGTATCTTTTTCCGTAACCACTTCTCATCTCGTTCATTAATTCCTGACAAATGAACGCGTGCCACCCGTATCGTATCATTCTTGATAATGATATCTTCAGATACTTTTTTGGGTTGGAAACTTTCTGCAAGTCCCAGCTCTTTCTTTAATTGCATCAATTCATCCCATTGACTCCGAGCCACATCCTCCCCTCGCAGGATCAGCGTGTCGATAGCACTTGACGAGAAACTGGCTGCCGAATAAGGGGTAACATCCGGCTTGATGTAGATGTTTACCATCTTTTTATTTTCTTCGTACTTCTGTATACCCAGAAAAGAGGTCATCTGGTCAAGAATTCCCATCACAGATTCCAGTCCGGAAGCATTTTTCAGCTCGGCCTGCACATCCACCCCGATAATTATATCGGCACCCATCGCTTTAGCTATATCCACCGGGAAATTATTGGAAATTCCTCCATCCACCAATACCATACTATCCTGTCGTACGGGAGCAAAAGCCCCCGGAATGGCCATACTCGCACGCATAGCCAAGGGCAACACTCCGTAATCCTGTATCACCTCCTTACCATCCACCAAATTACTCGCCACGCAGGCAAAAGGAATAGGTAATTTCTTAAAATCCAACGAATCATGGTAACCGATGGTCAAGTCCGAGAATAGATTGTAAACATTCTGCCCACTGATAAATCCCGATGGAATTTTGATTTCCCGGTTATTCTTTATCGGCACGGAAACCAAATACTTTTCCGTTTCCTCTTTCTCAGAGAAGGGGAGATTATAACGATATACTTTATCACTCAACAGGAACATCCAGTCCTGCCTTCTTACCAAGCAATCCATCGCGTGCGCATCGTATCCGATCGCATACAACGCCCCGACAAGGGACCCCATACTTGTCCCTGCAATGTAATCAATCGGGATCCCGGCTTCCTCCAACACCTTCAATACACCGATATGTGCCACGCCTTTCGCCCCCCCACCACTCAACACTAACCCGACCTTTTTCCGTTGTCCTTGAGCATCTAAAATGACAAATAAAACAAGAAGAAAAACAAAAATTCGTTTCATAGATTTCAGAATTTAAATTTAAGAGGTTAGAATCAAAAAAAAATACTATTCTTCTCGCTCTAAACTTCCCAAAAATACAAAATTCCCACAATATTAGCAACTGCCTTCAAAAACTAAAAGTCGAAAAAAAACTCTCCCTTCTAGCTCTGAAGTGCTAGAGGGAGAGTTGATAATATCAACAGGACTTTTCAGCCCCTCTTCATTTTCAATTACTTCAAATAATCCTCGAAATAATTCGTCACTTTTTGCATTAAATGAATCCGATCCCGTCCCATCACGTTATGCTCGGCACACGGGTAAGGGAAGTAATCCACTTGCACGTTGTTCTTGATACACTCCCGGATAAAGCTCAAACTTTGTTCCCAAACCACAACCGGATCAACGGCTCCCTGACAAATCAACAACTTCCCTTTCAAGTCTTTTGCCTTGGCGATCAAGCTCGTTTTAGCATATCCTTCCGGATTTTCCTGCGGGGTATCCATGTAACGCTCCCCGTACATCACTTCATACCATTTCCAATCGATCACAGGCCCCCCGGCAACGGCTACTTTATAGATATCGGGATAATTGGTGATCAATGAAATCGTCATGAAACCACCGTAACTCCAACCGTGAACCCCGATACGGTTCGCATCTACCCATGGGAAAGATTTCAACCACTCGATTCCCTTCACTTGATCCTTCATTTCAACTTGACCACACTGGCGATGAATAATATCCTCGAATGCCTTACCGCGATTCGGCGTACCGTGATTATCAATCACGAACACCACGTAACCATGTTGAGCCATGTACATCTCCCACGTCCGCAATAAAGCGTTCCACGTATTGGTCACTAATTGTGCATGAGGTCCCCCGTACACGTAATGAATCACCGGATATTTCTTGTTTGGATCAAAATCCATCGGTTTGATCAAACGATAGTATAAATCA
Encoded proteins:
- a CDS encoding patatin-like phospholipase family protein, whose amino-acid sequence is MKRIFVFLLVLFVILDAQGQRKKVGLVLSGGGAKGVAHIGVLKVLEEAGIPIDYIAGTSMGSLVGALYAIGYDAHAMDCLVRRQDWMFLLSDKVYRYNLPFSEKEETEKYLVSVPIKNNREIKIPSGFISGQNVYNLFSDLTIGYHDSLDFKKLPIPFACVASNLVDGKEVIQDYGVLPLAMRASMAIPGAFAPVRQDSMVLVDGGISNNFPVDIAKAMGADIIIGVDVQAELKNASGLESVMGILDQMTSFLGIQKYEENKKMVNIYIKPDVTPYSAASFSSSAIDTLILRGEDVARSQWDELMQLKKELGLAESFQPKKVSEDIIIKNDTIRVARVHLSGINERDEKWLRKKIRIKDYSQITLDDLHEAIAELYGIGAFSSVSYRLSGGPVYDLELILKQKSMSSLNLGFRFDSEEMAAILLNTTLTHKDLRGSRLSLTGRLSMNPYVKLNYSLGNTFLRRFELEYMFKYNNLDIYTKGKKTDNVDYGVHRINLGGSDIYFRNFKLQLGLRYEYYNYDSFLFSDKDHNISVKPEGFFSYYGLAHLETFDKRYYPTRGMSLKVDYSLYTDNLITYNDGAPFSAIGLDFESVLSITRRVKFIPSIYGRVLVGHGVPYPYLNCMGGDVAGRYVDQQLPFLGIQHLEIFDNSLMVAKVKVRYNIGRNHYVSLAGNYAKQEANFFDILGGNDIWGGGVGYSYDSIVGPIDFVFSLSDWSKKLGFYFNLGYYF